The Dyella sp. 2HG41-7 sequence ATGGCGTGTCGTATGCGGTGGTGGCACAGACGCCGCAATACCGCATGGACACGTTCGCGGATTTGCAAAGCTTGCCGGTTACGTCGTCGGCGACCGGTGCGCGGCAGATTCTCGGTGCGCTCGCCACGATCAAGCGCACGGCGAGTCCCGCGGTGGTCACGCACTACAACATCGCGCCTTCGTTCGATATCTATGCATCGGTGCAAGGGCGCGATCTCGGCGGCGTCGCGAACGACATCCAAAAAGTCTTGAACGATGCGGCCAAGGATCGACCGAAAGGTTCCATCGTGCAGTTGCTCGGCCAGGTGACCGCCATGCATACGGCGTTTTCCGGGCTGCTTTTCGGTTTGCTTGGCGCGATCGTGCTGATCTACATGCTGATCGTGGTGAACTTCCAATCGTGGCTGGATCCGTTCGTAATCATCACTGCGTTGCCTGCGGCGCTGGCCGGCATCGTGTGGATGTTGTTTATCACGCACACCACGCTGTCGGTGCCGGCCTTGACGGGCGCGATCATGTGCATGGGCGTGGCGACCGCCAACTCGATTCTGGTGGTGAGCTTTGCGCGCGAACGCTTGGCCGAGCACGGCGACGCGTTGAAGGCCGCACTGGAAGCGGGCTTTACGCGCTTCCGTCCGGTGTGCATGACGGCGTTGGCGATGATCATCGGCATGATGCCGATGGCGCTGGCGCACGAGCAGAACTCGCCGCTGGGTCGCGCCGTGATCGGCGGCCTGCTCTTCGCCACCTGCGCCACCCTTTTGTTTGTGCCGGTGATCTTCAGCATCGTGCACGGCCGTGAAAAAACCGCTGAAAATCCGCATTCCGTTCCGGGGCTTCCTCATGTCGCATAATCCCGCCCACGTCCAAGTTGTGCAGAAAACGCCGCGGCTTAAACCGCTCGGTATCGGCGGCGCCATCGTCGCGTTGTTGGTGGTTGCAATAGGTTTGGCCATCCGTTACCACGAGCGGCATGAATTGGTGCAATGGACCGATGCGCAGCTCATTCCCAGCGTGCGTCTTGCACCGACGATGGATTCCGCGAAGGAACATTTCATTTCGCTGCCGGGTCATCTTTCTGCCTGGAACAGTGCGCCGATCCATGCGCGCGTTGGCGGCTATCTGAAGGCCTGGTACAAAGATATCGGCGACAAGGTCAAAGCCGGCGATGTGCTGGCGACGATCGATACGCCGGAGCTGGATCAACAGCTGGAGCAAGCCAAGGCCGTGCTTGCCAAGGCGCAAGCCGATGCCAATCTTGCCAATATCACGGCGAAGCGTTGGCAACATTTGCTCACTTCCGATTCGGTCTCCAAACAAGAAGCCGATGAAAAGAGCGGCGAAGCGGCAGCCGCGCAGGCGACCGTGCTCGCCGCGAAAGCCGACGTGGATCGCCTGAATGCATTGGAGTCGTTCAAGAAGATCGTCGCGCCGTTCGACGGCGTGGTCACCGCGCGCCGCACGGATGTTGGCGATTTGATCACCGCCAACAATGAAAGCGGTCCCGAGCTGTTTACCGTTGCCGACACCAGTCGCATGCGCTTGTACGTGCCGGTGCCGGAAGTCGACGCGAACAGCATCAAGGCAGGCATGAAAGTTCAGCTCGCCGTGCCGGAACAACCTGGACGCATGTTTGAAGCGACCTTGCTCGGCAACTCCAACGCGATCAATCAGAGTTCCGGCAGTCTGCTTGCGCAATTCGTGGCGGACAACACCGACGGCGCGTTGAAGCCGGGCGACTATGCGGATGTGCGCGTGGGCGTGTCGACGAATCCGCATATGGTCAGCGTGCCGGCAAGCTCACTGATTTTCCGTGCGCACGGCGCGCAAGTGGCGGTGCTCGGCCCGGACAGTCGCGCGCATTTGCACGATGTGCATATTGCTGTGGATCTCGGCTCGACCTTGCAGATCGATCAAGGCCTGACGTCGGACGATCGCGTGATCGAGAATCCGCCCGATTCGCTGCTCGATGGCGACAAAGTGCACGTGGAAGCGGAAGCTGCGCAAAATCTGGCCGCGCAAGATACGGGGAAACGCAGTGATTAAGCGCGTCGTTGCGGCACTCGGCATCGCTGTCGCGTTGGGCGGTTGCTCGCTCGCGCCCGCGTACCATGCCCCGACGCTGCCACCGATGCCGACCAGCTTCAAGGAAGGTGATACGGCGTGGAAGGTTGCGGCGCCGTCGGATGAGGCGTCGCGCGGCAACTGGTGGGCGGTTTACAACGACAGCGCGTTGAATCAGCTGGAAATGAAGCTGGATAGTGATAATCCAAGCTTGGCTGCCGCACTTGCGAGATACGATGCGTCGCGCGCATTTGAAAGTCAGCTCCGCTCTGGGTTGTTCCCCGTTTTCGGCGCGATGGCCAATCCTGAGCGCGCGCGTCAGTCCAACAATCGTCCGTTGCGCGGCAGCAATCAGCCGAACGAATACGATGCGGACACGATCGGTCTCGCGGCCGATTACGATCTCGATCTGTGGGGTCGGATTCGCAATGAAATCAGCGAAGGTCACGCGCTTGCGCAAGCATCGCAGGCGAATCTCGCCTCGGCGAAATTGAGCCTCGAATCGCAACTCGCCAACGATTACATGCGGCTGCGCGGTTACGATATCCAATTGAGCACGCTGCAGGATGCGCTGAAAGCGTATCAGCGCGCGTTGGATCTCACCGAAAACCGTCACGGCGGCGGTATCGCCTCGGGTCTCGATGTGTCGCGCGCGCAAGCACAGCTCGACGACGCGCAGGCGCAAGTGACCGACGTGCTTGCGCAACGTGCGATCACCGAGCACGCCATCGCAACGCTGGTGGGTGTGCCGGCCTCGAGTTTCTCCCTTGCATCGACGCAGGATCCGCTGCAGGTGCCCGTTACACCGGTTGGCGTACCGTCTACGTTGCTCGAGAGGCGTCCTGATATTGCGGCGGCGGAACGTCGCGTGTTTTCGGCCAACGCCGGCATCGGCGTCGCGCGTGCGGCGTTTTTCCCGGACTTGAGTTTGTCGGGAAATATCGGTTTTCAGGACACCGGCATGGGCAGTCTGCTCGCCACCGGCAATCGGTTCTGGGCGTTGGGGCCGTTGGCGACGTTGAATCTTTTCGACGGCGGCTTGCGCCGCGCCAAGCTGCGTGAAGCGCATGCGGAGTTTGCCGAGGCATCCGATGTTTATCGACAAACCGTGCTCGATGCGTTCCGTCAGGTGGAAGACGATCTCGCGTTGCTGCATCAGCTTGGCGTCGAAGCCCACCAAGAAGATCAGGCTTTCGCAGCGGCGCAGCAGACGTTGAACATTGCCACCAATCGTTATCGCGAAGGCATCGTGAACTATCTCGATGTGGTGACTGCGCAAACCGCGGCGCTCTCGGCGCAGCGCAGTGCGGAGGCGATTCGTACGCGGCGATTGCAGGCAAGCGTGGATCTTATTCGTGCGCTTGGCGGCGGTTGGTCGCGCGATACCGGAATGGATGTTGCAGCAGCGCCTGAGGCGGCGAGCGCGCGCTAGTACAGATCGATCGGATCCACATCCAGCGACCAACGCACTTTGCGCGCGGACGGCAGTTGCGAAAGCTGCGCCGACCACGGACGCATGGCTGCGTGCAAGTGACGACGGTTTGACGATTCGATCAGCAGTTGCCCGCGTTGACGCCCTGCGCGCATCGGCATCGGCGCGGGCATGGGGCCGGCGATCTGCAGCGTTTCGGCGTTCGGCAACGCCGCGCACGCTTCCGATAGAAACGCATCCACCGCGGCGCGTTGATGCGCTTCGCATCGCAACAGTACTTGATGACCAAACGGCGGTAATCCGGTTTGCCGCCGTTCGGCGAGCAAGTCTTTGGCCGCCGCCGCGTAGCCTTGCGCGAGCAGCGCGCGCAACATCGGATGGTCGGGATGATGCGTTTGCAACAGCACGCGTCCGGGCTTGCGTGCGCGACCAGCGCGTCCGGCGACTTGCACCACCAGCTGCGCCAATCGTTCGCCTGCGCGGAAGTCGACGCTAAGCAAACCTTCGTCGACACCGACGATGGCGACCAGGGTGAGATTCGGCAAATCGTGACCTTTCGCCAGCATCTGCGTGCCGACCAAAATCGCCGGCGCATCCACGGACAAGTTGCCAAGCAAATGTTCGAATGCATCGCGACGTCGTGTGGTTTCGCGGTCGATGCGCAGCACGGGTGTTTGCGGGAAATGCGCGGTGAGCGCTTCTTCCAGTCGTTCGGTGCCTTGGCCTTGAGGTTTCAAATCCTGACCGCCGCAGACGGGGCAGGTGGCGGGCACGGGCGTCTGGTTGTCGCAGTGATGGCACACCAGCTTTCGCCACGCGGCGTGCAGCGTGAGCGGGTGATCGCAACGCGGGCATTCCGCATGCCAGCCGCAGCTGTGACATAAAAGCACGGGCGCATAGCCGCGACGATTGCGAAACACCAGCGCTTGTTCGCCGCGCGCCACCGTATCCGCTACCGCGTGCATCAGCGCCGGCGAAAGACCGTGATCCAGACGCTGCGCGCGCATATCGATGATCTGCACCTGCGGCGGATGCGCGGCGCTGGGGCGCGAGCGCAAATGCAACGCGTGATAGCGCCCGGCTTCGACGTTCGCCAAGCTCTCCAGCGATGGCGTGGCTGAGCCGAGCACCACCGGCACCTGCAACGCGCGCCCACGTACGAGTGCGAGATCGCGCGCGTGATAACGGAAACCTTCCTGCTGCTTGTATGCGCTGTCGTGTTCCTCGTCGACGATGATGACGCCCGCGTGCGGCAAGGGCGTAAACACCGCCGAACGCGTGCCGAGCACCACCTTCGCTTCGCCCGAGCGCATGCGCAGCCATGCGCGCGCGCGTTCGCCTTCGGCGAGATTGGAATGCAGCACTTCGACCGGCACGCCCAGTCGTTCGCGCAGGCGGCGCACCGTTTGCGGCGCGAGGCCGATCTCCGGCACCAGCAGCAGCGCTTGCTTGCCTTGCGCGAGCGCGCGTTCGATCAGCGCGAGGTAGACCTCGGTTTTGCCGCTGCCCGTTACGCCGTCGAGCAGAAACGGTTGGAATCGGCCGAACGCTTCCGTCACCGCCGCAACGGCCGTCGTTTGTTCGGCGTGCAAGGCAAGTGCGGGCGCGTTGGGAACGAAACCCGATACGGGCGCGGGTTCGCCGCGCTCGATCAAGCCGGCCTCAAGAAGCCGTCGCCCGGCAGCGCGCCAATCGGACAATGCCATGTCCAGTTCGGAAGCGGATAAAGGGCCAGCGACCAAACTCTGCAACAAGGCGCGACTGCTGCCGCGCCGACTGCCCGCGTCGAGCGCGCTATGGCCGGCGTTCGTCAGCTGCCAAATCGGTTCCTGCGTTTCCGGCCACGGCTTGTCTTCGCGCAGCAGCAGAGGCAGCGCGTTGGCGTACGCTTCGCCCGGCGCGCCGAGCCAGTAATCGGCGGCCCACGCCAAGGTCTGCATCAATTCCGCGTTCAGCAGCGGAGCGTCGTCGAGCACGCGCAGCACCCGCTTCAATCGTGTGTTTCCGACGAGCGCCGGCACATCGGTTTCCACCACCACGCCGACCGCTTTGTTGCGTCCGAAGGGCACGAGCACGCGACTGCCTGTCGCGACATTGCCGCTTACCGGCGGCAGATAGTCGAACAAAGTGGGAAGGGGCACCGGCAGGGCGACGCGGAGAACGGAAGGCATGGTCGGTAACGTGGAGCCGGTATGGGTCGAGTGTATCGCGTCGCTGCACGCGCGCTGACAATTCGCCCGCGAAGGGTGGCGTGGTGGATGCTTGCCGGCGATTGCTGCCCTGTCATCTAGGAAAACCCGCTAAGTGGCTCATCAGCACACGATTTTTCCCTTATCCACAAGAGTTGTGGATAAGTCTGTGGATGCGCCGTTGATCGGATGCCTTTTCGCGCATTAAAACGGCCCTCGTGACACGCTGTTCAACTTTTGATCAGCTAAAAATAATCAGGTATGTCAATAACTTAAAATCGCGCATCGTTCTTGCCCGCGCCGATCTCACGGACTTGACACACGTGTATGTCAATACCTTGACGCTGTGCAAAACCGGGCTTTTAGGGGTCCGAAAATGACAGTCAGTGAACAATGCCAAGCGCGGCGGCGACCAGTAGGAACAAGACGAGCAGCCAGAAATAGAACCACCCGATAAACCAGAATTTCACGACGGTCATCGCCCATCCCTGCCGGTAGACCCGCTTTTGCATGATGAGCAGGTAGGCCGGTATCCATAGGAACAGGGGAAGCTGAAGCATGCTCACAGCGTGTCCGGCGAACGAGGAATACGGCTTGAGCCACGTGGACAAGATACCGACGAGCACGATCAGCAACAGGCTCAAAAAGATGAACGCGTGACTGTGCAGGGAGACGATCAGATGCTCCATGTAGAGCCGGCGCTTAAAGATATAAAAGAGTGTCAACAACAGCGCGAACACGGGGACCAACACCAACATCGTGCCGGGGAGCACGCCATAGAAGCCGGCGACGAGATGATCGATCGCCTCTTGGCGTTCGGCGACGGTGCCGTGGTGATTCGTATAGTCGAAGGCTTTGAGGTTACGGCGCGCGTGTTCCAGGAACTCGGTCAGGCGTTCATTGGCGAATGCGGGCAGCCAGGAGATGTGCACCGGATTGATGGGCTTGTCCGGTTGTTCGGCATGAGGGGGTGGCGCAGCGGCGACCACGGTCGATGCCTTCGCCGGCGCGCCCAGTTCCGTCAATCGGTCATTCGCCTGATCCCGGAGCTGCTGCTCGGCTTTGTCGATCTGGGCGACGATCGCGGCGTTGCCAACGGAGCGGGTGGCTTCCAGAGCCGCCAGTCTTTTGCTGAGGACCGCCGATACCTCAGGCGCGGTTTGGGCTTGCGCAAAATCGTCGTTGGTGACGACCAGCGCGGCCGAGCGATGGCGCTCTTCGATGCGGTGCGTAATGACATCCGTCGCCAAATGCAGCACGAAAAAAGAGAGCAGACACAACACGAACATCAAACGGAACGGCGCGATGTAGCGCACGCGTCGTCCGCTGAAATATTCCAGCGTCAGAAAACCCGGTTTGCGAAATAGCGGCGGCAGCGTATGCAGGATGCGCCCGTCGATATGCAGGAAAGTTTCGAAGAACTCCTCGAACAATCCATGCACCGGCCGCAGCACGCTATGGACCGACTGCCCGCAGTGGTGGCAGTACTCGCCTTCCAGCGGCGTTTGGCAGTTGGCGCAGCATGCGCCCTCGTACGAGGTCAATTCCTTGTTCGACATGCGCTTCCCCTACGATTCAGCGCCGAATCTTGGCAGGTTGGGCGGACGGGGGAAACTGCCAATCGCAGCGCGGTACACTAAGCGGCTCGGAGTATCCCTTTATGAAACCCTTCCATCTCGACCGAGCCCGGGTATCGCGGGAGATCGGCGCGACCGTGCGCTTGGCCTTGCCGCTGATGCTGGCCCAGCTTGCCGCGATCGGCAGCAATGTGATCGACGCTGTGCTCGCCGGGCACGTCAGCGCGCATGTGCTCGGTTCCGTGGCGGTGGGCGCCAGCATCTGGTCGCTGGCGATCGTGAGCGGTATCGGCATGATGATGTCGGTGCCGCCGGTGATTTCACAGCTCGACGGCGCCGGCCGTCGGCACGCGGCGGGCGACGTGTTTCATCAGGCGATCTGGCTGGCGCTGATGATGGGTGTGGTGCTGTGGTTCGCCGTGCGTCACGCCGAGCCGTTGATCAGATTAATCGGCGTATCGCCAGGGCTTTATGTTGATGTGGACGCCTTTTTGCGCGCCATCAGTTGGGGCGCGCCGGCGTTAACGTGCTACTTCGCGTTGCGCGGTTTGTCTGAGGGTTTGTCGCTCACGCGGCCTTCCATGTATTTCGCCTTCGGCGGCCTGCTGCTGTTGTTGCCGCTGGGCTACGTCTTCATGTTCGGCAAGCTCGGTCTGCCGCCACAGGGCGCGCGCGGTTGCGGCATTGCTACGGCCACGGCGTTGTGGGTTGAGATGCTGGCGTTCGCGATTTACATCTTCTTCCATCGCAACTACCAGGGCATGGGGCTGTTCGCGCATTTCGAATGGCCGGATTGGCGGCGCATCGGGCAGCTGGTGCATATCGGCATGCCAATGGCGATCACGCTGCTGGCCGAGGCAGGCCTGTTCGTGGCGGCGGCGCTGCTGATCGGCACGATGGGCGAAGACATGGTGGCCAGCCATCAGGTGGCGTTGAACGTGGCCGCGTTCTTTTTCATGGTGCCATTGGGCTTGGCGATGGCGATTACCGTGCGCGTGGGGAATGCCGTGGGGCGTGGAGATGTGCCCGGTATCCGCTATGCCGGTTTTTGCGGCATCGGGCTGACCTTGGTCACGCAGACAATTTCGGCGTGCATGATGCTGGGTTTCCCGCGTTTGATCGCCTCGCTGTATACGCGCGACAACACGGTGATTGAGCTGGCGGTGCAGTTGCTTTTGCTCGCCGGATTGTTTCAGTTTTCCGACGGCATCCAGGTGGCGTCCAACGGCGCCTTGCGTGGCCTGAAAGACACGCGCGTGCCGATGGCGATCACGCTGTTCGCGTATTGGATGGTCGGCATGCCGGTGGGGTGGTGGTTGGCGTTCCACCTCAAGCTGGGCGCCCGGGGTATCTGGATGGGGCTGATCGCCGGCCTGAGCATGGCGGCCTTGCTTTTATTTATACGATTCTGGCGCAGCTCATCCCGACTTCGTTACGGGACGTTTGGCCCTGTTGCGCCGGACGCGGCGGATGCGAGGATTCCCTCATGACCGGCGCTGCCAGAACCATTACGCTGGCAGCCATACCCTTCCATCCGAGAGTTTTATGACGACACCCCCGCCTCTGCGGCAGCCGAACGGATTCTGGGCGTTTCTGCGCGTATTCGGGCGCGGGTTGAACATCGTGCGGTTGATCATTCTCAACCTGGTGTTCTTCCTGTTCCTGTGGGTGGTGGGGTTGTTCATCCTGGCCCTCGGCGCGTCCAAGCACCTCAACGACATTCAGGACAACAGCGTGTTGGTGCTGCGTCCGGAAGGGCGACTGGTCGAGCAATACAGCATCAATCCGATGCAACGCGCGTTGTCCAAGCTTTCCGGTAACGAACCGAAGGAAGTGCAGTTGCGCGACATCGTCGGCGCGATCGACGCGGCCTCCAAGGATTCGCATATCACGCGCATCGTGCTCGATCCCAGTCATCTGCAAGCCTCGGGTTTTGCGGCGCTGACGGAAGTCGGCGCGGCGCTGGATCGTTTTCGCGCATCAGGCAAGCCGGTGATTGCGTGGGCTTCGTATCTGGATCAATACCAGTACGACTTGGCGGCGCATGCGGATCGCATTTTGCTCGATCCCCAGGGCGGTCTGCTGATTACGGGTTTGGCGAACTATCGCCTGTTCTACAAAGATCTGCTCGACAAGTTAGGCGTGAATGTCTACTTGTTCCGCGTCGGTCAGT is a genomic window containing:
- a CDS encoding efflux RND transporter periplasmic adaptor subunit gives rise to the protein MSHNPAHVQVVQKTPRLKPLGIGGAIVALLVVAIGLAIRYHERHELVQWTDAQLIPSVRLAPTMDSAKEHFISLPGHLSAWNSAPIHARVGGYLKAWYKDIGDKVKAGDVLATIDTPELDQQLEQAKAVLAKAQADANLANITAKRWQHLLTSDSVSKQEADEKSGEAAAAQATVLAAKADVDRLNALESFKKIVAPFDGVVTARRTDVGDLITANNESGPELFTVADTSRMRLYVPVPEVDANSIKAGMKVQLAVPEQPGRMFEATLLGNSNAINQSSGSLLAQFVADNTDGALKPGDYADVRVGVSTNPHMVSVPASSLIFRAHGAQVAVLGPDSRAHLHDVHIAVDLGSTLQIDQGLTSDDRVIENPPDSLLDGDKVHVEAEAAQNLAAQDTGKRSD
- a CDS encoding efflux transporter outer membrane subunit produces the protein MIKRVVAALGIAVALGGCSLAPAYHAPTLPPMPTSFKEGDTAWKVAAPSDEASRGNWWAVYNDSALNQLEMKLDSDNPSLAAALARYDASRAFESQLRSGLFPVFGAMANPERARQSNNRPLRGSNQPNEYDADTIGLAADYDLDLWGRIRNEISEGHALAQASQANLASAKLSLESQLANDYMRLRGYDIQLSTLQDALKAYQRALDLTENRHGGGIASGLDVSRAQAQLDDAQAQVTDVLAQRAITEHAIATLVGVPASSFSLASTQDPLQVPVTPVGVPSTLLERRPDIAAAERRVFSANAGIGVARAAFFPDLSLSGNIGFQDTGMGSLLATGNRFWALGPLATLNLFDGGLRRAKLREAHAEFAEASDVYRQTVLDAFRQVEDDLALLHQLGVEAHQEDQAFAAAQQTLNIATNRYREGIVNYLDVVTAQTAALSAQRSAEAIRTRRLQASVDLIRALGGGWSRDTGMDVAAAPEAASAR
- a CDS encoding primosomal protein N', whose translation is MPSVLRVALPVPLPTLFDYLPPVSGNVATGSRVLVPFGRNKAVGVVVETDVPALVGNTRLKRVLRVLDDAPLLNAELMQTLAWAADYWLGAPGEAYANALPLLLREDKPWPETQEPIWQLTNAGHSALDAGSRRGSSRALLQSLVAGPLSASELDMALSDWRAAGRRLLEAGLIERGEPAPVSGFVPNAPALALHAEQTTAVAAVTEAFGRFQPFLLDGVTGSGKTEVYLALIERALAQGKQALLLVPEIGLAPQTVRRLRERLGVPVEVLHSNLAEGERARAWLRMRSGEAKVVLGTRSAVFTPLPHAGVIIVDEEHDSAYKQQEGFRYHARDLALVRGRALQVPVVLGSATPSLESLANVEAGRYHALHLRSRPSAAHPPQVQIIDMRAQRLDHGLSPALMHAVADTVARGEQALVFRNRRGYAPVLLCHSCGWHAECPRCDHPLTLHAAWRKLVCHHCDNQTPVPATCPVCGGQDLKPQGQGTERLEEALTAHFPQTPVLRIDRETTRRRDAFEHLLGNLSVDAPAILVGTQMLAKGHDLPNLTLVAIVGVDEGLLSVDFRAGERLAQLVVQVAGRAGRARKPGRVLLQTHHPDHPMLRALLAQGYAAAAKDLLAERRQTGLPPFGHQVLLRCEAHQRAAVDAFLSEACAALPNAETLQIAGPMPAPMPMRAGRQRGQLLIESSNRRHLHAAMRPWSAQLSQLPSARKVRWSLDVDPIDLY
- a CDS encoding DUF3667 domain-containing protein yields the protein MSNKELTSYEGACCANCQTPLEGEYCHHCGQSVHSVLRPVHGLFEEFFETFLHIDGRILHTLPPLFRKPGFLTLEYFSGRRVRYIAPFRLMFVLCLLSFFVLHLATDVITHRIEERHRSAALVVTNDDFAQAQTAPEVSAVLSKRLAALEATRSVGNAAIVAQIDKAEQQLRDQANDRLTELGAPAKASTVVAAAPPPHAEQPDKPINPVHISWLPAFANERLTEFLEHARRNLKAFDYTNHHGTVAERQEAIDHLVAGFYGVLPGTMLVLVPVFALLLTLFYIFKRRLYMEHLIVSLHSHAFIFLSLLLIVLVGILSTWLKPYSSFAGHAVSMLQLPLFLWIPAYLLIMQKRVYRQGWAMTVVKFWFIGWFYFWLLVLFLLVAAALGIVH
- a CDS encoding MATE family efflux transporter, translated to MKPFHLDRARVSREIGATVRLALPLMLAQLAAIGSNVIDAVLAGHVSAHVLGSVAVGASIWSLAIVSGIGMMMSVPPVISQLDGAGRRHAAGDVFHQAIWLALMMGVVLWFAVRHAEPLIRLIGVSPGLYVDVDAFLRAISWGAPALTCYFALRGLSEGLSLTRPSMYFAFGGLLLLLPLGYVFMFGKLGLPPQGARGCGIATATALWVEMLAFAIYIFFHRNYQGMGLFAHFEWPDWRRIGQLVHIGMPMAITLLAEAGLFVAAALLIGTMGEDMVASHQVALNVAAFFFMVPLGLAMAITVRVGNAVGRGDVPGIRYAGFCGIGLTLVTQTISACMMLGFPRLIASLYTRDNTVIELAVQLLLLAGLFQFSDGIQVASNGALRGLKDTRVPMAITLFAYWMVGMPVGWWLAFHLKLGARGIWMGLIAGLSMAALLLFIRFWRSSSRLRYGTFGPVAPDAADARIPS